In Bifidobacterium sp. ESL0775, the following are encoded in one genomic region:
- a CDS encoding low molecular weight protein-tyrosine-phosphatase encodes MSNHPYTVMTVCTGNICRSPMAEIILRANFEERGLGDKVRVMSSGVSDEEYSHPIDPRAVRVLRQRGYEIPKHHFAHRITPEEIDESDLFLPMTWSHERGLLRLLPADKKPEVHLYRSFDPNLPKPAPGHESDIDLVDPWYGGPRDFDIAIDQIDGVAPYIVDWVAKQL; translated from the coding sequence ATGTCCAACCATCCATACACCGTCATGACCGTCTGCACCGGCAACATCTGCCGTTCCCCGATGGCCGAGATCATCCTGCGCGCCAACTTCGAGGAGCGCGGTTTGGGCGACAAGGTGCGCGTGATGTCCAGCGGCGTGAGCGATGAGGAATACAGCCATCCAATCGACCCGCGTGCCGTGCGCGTGCTGCGCCAGCGCGGCTACGAGATTCCCAAGCACCATTTCGCGCATCGCATCACCCCCGAGGAGATCGACGAAAGCGACCTGTTCCTGCCGATGACATGGTCGCACGAAAGGGGGTTGCTGCGCCTGTTGCCGGCGGACAAGAAGCCGGAAGTGCACCTTTACCGCAGCTTCGACCCGAACCTGCCCAAGCCCGCGCCGGGCCACGAAAGCGACATCGACCTGGTCGACCCGTGGTACGGCGGCCCGCGCGATTTCGACATCGCCATCGACCAGATCGACGGCGTCGCCCCCTACATCGTCGATTGGGTAGCCAAACAGCTCTGA
- a CDS encoding thymidylate synthase, giving the protein MMLTREQLEEIRHKIPARPNTDIPMPYEDLVRDILTNGTLKTDRTGTGTISLFGRQMRFDLSKGFPLLTTKTVYFKGIAYELLWFLKGSSNVRWLQEHNVHIWDEWADENGDLGPVYGVQWRSWPAPTKDDPNRTIDQISNVLNLIKTHPDSRRMIVTAWNPAEVEQMALPPCHALFQFYVADGKLSCQLYQRSCDMFLGVPFNIASYSLLTLMMAQQTGLEPGEFVWTGGDCHVYDNHIEQVLTQLSREPYPYPQIEIRKADSIFDYQYEDFKIVNYQHHPAIKAPVAV; this is encoded by the coding sequence ATTATGCTGACCCGAGAACAACTTGAAGAAATTCGTCATAAGATCCCCGCACGTCCCAATACCGACATCCCCATGCCATACGAGGATTTGGTGCGCGACATCCTGACCAACGGAACGCTCAAGACCGACCGTACCGGTACGGGCACGATTTCCCTGTTTGGCCGTCAGATGCGTTTTGATCTTTCCAAGGGATTCCCGCTGTTGACCACCAAGACGGTCTATTTCAAAGGCATCGCCTACGAGCTGTTGTGGTTCCTCAAGGGTTCGAGCAACGTGCGCTGGCTGCAGGAGCACAACGTGCACATCTGGGACGAATGGGCCGACGAGAACGGCGATTTGGGACCGGTTTACGGGGTGCAGTGGCGCAGCTGGCCTGCACCGACCAAAGATGACCCGAACCGCACCATCGACCAGATTTCCAATGTGCTCAATCTCATCAAAACCCATCCCGATTCCCGCCGCATGATTGTCACGGCCTGGAATCCGGCCGAGGTCGAGCAGATGGCGTTGCCGCCCTGTCATGCTCTCTTCCAGTTCTATGTGGCCGATGGCAAGCTCTCCTGCCAGCTGTACCAGCGTTCCTGCGATATGTTCCTTGGGGTGCCGTTCAACATCGCCTCCTATTCGCTTTTGACCTTGATGATGGCGCAGCAGACGGGGCTTGAGCCAGGGGAGTTCGTCTGGACCGGCGGCGATTGCCATGTCTACGATAACCACATCGAGCAGGTTCTGACCCAGCTTTCGCGCGAACCTTACCCGTACCCGCAGATCGAGATCCGCAAGGCCGATTCGATTTTCGACTACCAGTACGAGGATTTCAAGATCGTCAATTACCAGCATCACCCGGCCATCAAGGCACCGGTCGCGGTCTGA
- a CDS encoding OsmC family protein — protein MAKKLWVERNKDGSWDAFSDEGAHLKFGHGRGQFNPGDLMKVALAACGALSSQMTIENSLGEGKGAKITVDGDYDREADGYTAFREQVVVDAQSAGIHGEDVEKLKDRVKKHIDKSCTVMHTYEVATPVTMDVKVLTK, from the coding sequence ATGGCAAAGAAACTGTGGGTGGAACGCAACAAGGACGGTTCCTGGGACGCATTCAGCGACGAGGGCGCACATCTGAAGTTCGGGCATGGCAGGGGCCAGTTCAACCCCGGCGACCTGATGAAGGTGGCGCTGGCGGCCTGCGGCGCGCTTTCCAGCCAGATGACCATCGAGAATTCACTGGGCGAAGGCAAGGGCGCGAAGATCACCGTCGATGGCGATTACGACCGTGAGGCCGACGGCTACACCGCGTTCCGCGAGCAAGTGGTCGTCGACGCGCAAAGCGCCGGCATTCATGGCGAGGACGTCGAGAAGCTCAAGGACCGCGTCAAGAAGCACATCGACAAGTCCTGCACGGTGATGCACACCTATGAGGTGGCCACGCCAGTGACGATGGACGTCAAGGTGCTCACCAAGTAG
- a CDS encoding NAD(P)/FAD-dependent oxidoreductase, whose amino-acid sequence MTTIAILGAGYGGMRAAKQLAKANTGAQIILINKNPYHYQSTELHEVAAGTKQPDEITFDIRKAVDSSVKVIIDEVTKVDQDAKKVDLKGSNPLAYDYLVNALGFESETFGIKGADENGWPILDIDTAVAARNHLEETLKRYKTSHDANDLHIVVCGAGFTSIEYLGELVYRLPDLAEEYGFPLDQVKIDCIEATPRILPMFDPKLADWGVKFLEGKGVTFHVSTPITEVKPDAVVSNDTVFPAHTIIWTTGVHGSHVIADSGYDQKRNRVVVEDDLSVKGHPEEFLVGDVSAVPNPDNGRLYPTTAQISIAQADCAADNIVARIKGGEPKKFVYKSLGTLCSLGPKTGIAEVNVMGHWKLKGAKASAAKKMVADRSVAELTDVPDIMRK is encoded by the coding sequence ATGACGACAATCGCTATTCTTGGTGCTGGATATGGCGGCATGCGTGCCGCGAAGCAATTGGCCAAGGCCAATACGGGCGCACAGATCATCCTGATCAACAAGAATCCATACCATTACCAATCCACCGAGCTGCATGAGGTCGCGGCCGGCACCAAGCAGCCGGACGAGATTACGTTCGACATCCGCAAGGCCGTCGATTCCAGCGTCAAAGTGATCATCGACGAGGTGACCAAGGTCGACCAGGACGCCAAGAAGGTGGATCTGAAAGGCTCCAACCCCCTTGCCTATGACTATCTGGTCAACGCGTTGGGCTTCGAGTCCGAGACGTTCGGCATCAAGGGCGCCGACGAGAACGGCTGGCCGATACTGGATATCGACACAGCCGTGGCGGCCCGCAACCACCTCGAGGAAACATTGAAGCGTTACAAGACCAGCCATGATGCCAACGACCTGCATATCGTGGTGTGTGGCGCCGGCTTCACTTCCATCGAGTATCTGGGTGAGCTGGTCTATCGCCTGCCCGATCTCGCAGAAGAGTACGGTTTCCCGCTTGACCAGGTCAAGATCGACTGCATTGAGGCGACGCCAAGGATTCTGCCGATGTTCGATCCCAAGCTAGCTGATTGGGGCGTGAAGTTCCTTGAAGGCAAAGGCGTGACGTTCCATGTCTCGACTCCGATCACCGAGGTCAAGCCGGACGCCGTGGTCAGCAACGACACTGTCTTCCCGGCGCACACGATCATTTGGACCACCGGTGTGCATGGCAGCCATGTCATCGCGGATTCGGGTTATGACCAGAAGCGCAACCGGGTGGTCGTCGAGGACGATCTGTCGGTCAAGGGCCATCCCGAGGAATTCCTTGTCGGTGATGTCTCGGCCGTGCCGAATCCGGACAACGGCCGCCTCTATCCGACCACGGCGCAGATCTCCATCGCCCAGGCCGATTGCGCGGCCGACAACATCGTGGCGCGCATCAAGGGCGGCGAACCCAAGAAGTTCGTCTACAAGTCCTTGGGGACGCTCTGCTCACTTGGGCCGAAAACCGGCATCGCCGAAGTGAACGTGATGGGTCACTGGAAGCTCAAGGGCGCCAAGGCCTCGGCCGCCAAGAAGATGGTCGCCGACCGCTCCGTCGCCGAGCTGACGGATGTGCCGGACATCATGAGGAAGTAG
- a CDS encoding ATP-binding cassette domain-containing protein: protein MAAVSVSEIRVEDVCFSYGGHKALNDVSFSLQPGVVGLLGPNGAGKTTLMNLLSTLDTPQGGAILLDGQSIITGEGRKKARPRIGYLPQRFELMESSSLLRNVRYAAWAHGLSYDMADETAHKAIALVGLADMERRPVHSLSGGMRQRAGIACAVVTEPSVLLLDEPTVGLDPMQRIDIRRFLDVYAQTKIVLLSTHMVEDLAAVADRVIVMDHGQVIMQGNMDDLAARGKGRSDALASVWELGYEALMDAERRQGGGAVSKPVQSDDPKKVRDE from the coding sequence ATGGCTGCTGTTTCGGTTTCCGAGATTCGGGTCGAGGACGTCTGTTTTTCGTACGGCGGACACAAGGCGTTGAATGATGTTTCGTTCTCTTTGCAGCCTGGGGTTGTTGGCTTGTTGGGGCCTAACGGTGCCGGTAAGACAACATTGATGAATCTGCTCTCGACGTTGGATACGCCTCAGGGTGGGGCAATCCTTTTAGACGGGCAGAGCATCATTACTGGCGAGGGTAGAAAAAAGGCTCGTCCACGAATCGGTTATCTGCCTCAACGTTTCGAGTTGATGGAATCTTCGAGTCTGTTGCGCAACGTTCGGTACGCGGCGTGGGCTCATGGTCTGTCTTACGATATGGCGGATGAGACTGCTCACAAGGCAATTGCGTTGGTGGGGCTTGCCGATATGGAGCGGCGTCCGGTACACAGTCTTTCCGGTGGTATGAGACAAAGAGCAGGCATCGCGTGCGCTGTGGTTACCGAGCCTTCGGTGCTGTTGCTGGATGAACCGACGGTTGGTCTGGATCCTATGCAGAGAATTGACATTCGCAGATTCTTGGACGTTTATGCTCAGACGAAGATTGTGCTGTTGAGTACACATATGGTCGAGGATCTGGCGGCCGTTGCCGACCGGGTCATTGTGATGGATCACGGTCAAGTCATCATGCAGGGGAATATGGATGACCTTGCAGCTCGTGGTAAAGGACGATCGGATGCGCTGGCCTCGGTATGGGAACTGGGCTATGAAGCATTGATGGATGCGGAGCGTAGGCAAGGCGGTGGGGCCGTTTCCAAACCGGTGCAATCCGACGATCCGAAGAAGGTTCGCGATGAATGA
- a CDS encoding DUF4190 domain-containing protein — translation MNSNDFGGDTPQGSGRGDSQYSGPQQNQNPSYGQAPQWQEPSYQQNAGYQAPYSYNAGYGAQNNPTPDYGAYGPMSMGPQNYYSPEPYQKWNTMCIIGFILSFFVPVVGLVLSIVALIQINHSGEKSKAMSIAGIVISVVSTILSIILAIALVAALGYGVSHYGDTDCHGSDYSSNPFNDDDDPDDDGEDTGYTYYRYDSPQDHIVTSSDLAISW, via the coding sequence ATGAACAGTAACGATTTCGGCGGCGACACCCCGCAAGGTTCCGGACGTGGGGATTCCCAATATTCCGGTCCGCAGCAAAACCAGAACCCGTCTTACGGCCAGGCACCACAGTGGCAGGAGCCCTCCTACCAGCAAAACGCCGGATATCAGGCACCTTATTCCTATAACGCGGGTTACGGCGCGCAGAACAACCCAACGCCGGATTATGGGGCATACGGCCCCATGTCGATGGGACCTCAAAACTATTACTCCCCTGAGCCATATCAAAAATGGAACACGATGTGCATCATCGGCTTCATTCTTTCGTTCTTCGTCCCCGTCGTCGGTCTGGTGCTTTCCATCGTCGCTCTGATCCAAATCAACCACAGCGGCGAAAAAAGCAAGGCGATGTCCATCGCGGGCATCGTCATCAGCGTGGTGTCGACGATACTGAGCATCATCCTCGCCATCGCCCTTGTGGCCGCGTTGGGCTACGGCGTCAGCCATTATGGCGACACCGACTGCCACGGCTCCGATTACAGCTCCAATCCTTTCAACGATGACGACGACCCGGATGACGACGGCGAGGACACCGGTTACACCTATTATCGCTACGATTCACCGCAAGACCACATCGTCACCTCCTCCGATCTCGCAATATCTTGGTGA
- a CDS encoding universal stress protein yields the protein MVNDKAILVGVDGSQASYKATWWAANYAKHAGLTLQIVCAYSLPSYAAVSFDSTYTSMGDDNAAHIDAQEILSKAKAIADEQGVEAQTLIVTGDPSSVFVELSRNYNLIVIGNRGKGGLAERLLGTTSSSLPAYAYCPIIVVPYTDDDGKTMHLNNTIKRVAVGIDSSPWGLKALQIAADLSADRGAELDVIDAVAGLQGVSDEDGVYDSYMEDLETQLAPVRQAHPELKITKTIVPESAVSALTKASYDHDIVVVGSRGKGGFTGLLVGSTSQGLIQHAAGPVFVVPRKYVEAEKSRSDGAIEGIPGVEQVSVKTAGSSAAEEIESSIDPEHKN from the coding sequence ATGGTAAACGACAAGGCTATTTTGGTAGGTGTTGATGGGTCGCAAGCCAGCTACAAGGCAACCTGGTGGGCGGCGAATTATGCCAAGCACGCAGGGTTGACGCTGCAGATCGTTTGCGCCTATTCATTGCCGAGCTACGCGGCGGTTTCGTTCGATTCCACCTACACGTCGATGGGCGATGACAACGCGGCCCACATCGACGCGCAGGAGATTCTCTCCAAGGCCAAGGCCATCGCCGACGAGCAGGGCGTCGAAGCGCAAACGCTCATCGTCACCGGCGACCCGTCCTCGGTCTTCGTCGAGCTTTCGCGCAACTACAACCTGATCGTCATCGGCAACCGCGGCAAGGGCGGGTTGGCCGAACGTCTGCTCGGAACCACCAGTTCCTCGCTACCTGCCTACGCCTATTGCCCGATCATCGTGGTGCCTTACACCGATGATGATGGCAAGACCATGCATCTGAACAACACCATCAAGCGTGTGGCCGTCGGCATCGACTCCAGCCCGTGGGGGCTTAAGGCGCTGCAGATCGCCGCCGACCTTTCCGCCGACCGTGGCGCCGAACTTGACGTCATCGACGCCGTGGCGGGCCTGCAGGGCGTGAGCGACGAGGACGGCGTTTACGATTCCTATATGGAGGATCTGGAGACCCAGCTCGCCCCGGTTCGCCAGGCGCATCCGGAGCTCAAGATCACCAAGACCATCGTTCCCGAATCCGCCGTCAGCGCCTTGACCAAGGCCAGCTACGATCACGACATCGTGGTCGTCGGCTCCCGCGGCAAGGGCGGGTTCACCGGCCTTCTGGTCGGCTCCACCAGCCAAGGCCTCATCCAGCATGCGGCAGGCCCGGTCTTCGTGGTGCCGCGCAAGTACGTGGAAGCCGAGAAGTCCCGCTCCGACGGTGCCATCGAGGGCATCCCAGGCGTCGAGCAGGTCTCCGTCAAAACCGCTGGCAGCTCCGCCGCCGAGGAGATTGAGTCCTCGATCGATCCGGAACACAAGAACTGA
- the trmB gene encoding tRNA (guanosine(46)-N7)-methyltransferase TrmB: MTAVQENDHRIHQVLSFVRRTGRLDDRLRRAWQRYAPDFLLDVNAGPGLLDVRPGFVFDRAFVGETWGNSHPLVIEIGTGQGENVIAAAQNRPGTNFLAVEVYDPGVAHTMLRAGKLGLSNLRIAQINAPELFAASESGVADEVWTFFPDPWPKMRHHKRRLVQPALASDVHRALRKGSVWRLATDIEDYALHVHEVMDGRDDFTNAGTLTVSLPTEHVGKGTADKAATLPHADFKESQRYEGRILTNFEKKGLAAGRVIHDFTYQAK; the protein is encoded by the coding sequence TTGACTGCCGTGCAAGAAAACGACCATAGAATCCACCAAGTTCTCTCCTTCGTGCGGCGGACCGGACGCCTCGACGACCGGCTGAGGCGCGCCTGGCAGCGTTATGCGCCGGATTTCCTGCTCGACGTCAATGCCGGCCCGGGCCTGCTCGACGTGAGGCCGGGATTCGTCTTTGATCGGGCGTTTGTGGGCGAGACTTGGGGCAACAGCCATCCGTTGGTCATCGAAATCGGCACGGGGCAGGGCGAGAACGTCATTGCGGCCGCCCAGAACCGTCCTGGAACGAACTTCCTCGCCGTGGAGGTCTATGACCCTGGCGTGGCCCATACGATGCTGCGGGCCGGCAAGCTGGGCCTTTCCAACCTGCGCATCGCCCAGATCAACGCACCGGAATTGTTCGCGGCAAGCGAGTCCGGCGTGGCGGACGAGGTCTGGACGTTCTTCCCGGACCCGTGGCCGAAGATGCGGCACCATAAGCGGCGCCTCGTTCAGCCGGCGCTCGCCTCCGACGTGCACCGGGCCCTGCGCAAGGGGAGTGTCTGGCGGCTCGCCACCGACATCGAGGACTACGCCTTGCACGTCCACGAGGTGATGGACGGGCGCGATGATTTCACCAATGCCGGGACGCTTACGGTCTCCTTGCCGACCGAGCACGTGGGCAAGGGCACGGCTGACAAGGCCGCGACGTTGCCCCATGCCGATTTCAAGGAATCGCAACGGTACGAGGGCAGGATATTGACGAACTTCGAGAAGAAGGGACTGGCCGCGGGGCGCGTCATCCATGATTTCACCTATCAGGCGAAGTAA
- a CDS encoding dihydrofolate reductase yields the protein MEHDSSRSGYHEPEPGIAGQTAIEDWGDDVVKTFSVNLIWACAQDMQGRPGAMGFEGGIPWHLAEDMKHFKELTVSHPVIMGRKTWDSLNPKFRPLPNRDNIVVSHDPNWHAAGATAANDIDAALDYARQEAIPDDGLDRSEIWVIGGAQLFHSIMPFANKAYVTYIRGRFDADTYAPDMNELVRDGAWSVKDNGSWTSPAKQEGAIEAFRFVTYQKNS from the coding sequence ATGGAGCATGACAGTAGCCGTAGCGGCTATCACGAACCCGAGCCCGGAATTGCCGGGCAAACAGCCATCGAGGACTGGGGGGACGATGTCGTCAAGACGTTCTCGGTGAATCTCATCTGGGCGTGCGCGCAGGATATGCAAGGCCGTCCGGGTGCGATGGGGTTCGAAGGTGGGATACCTTGGCATCTTGCCGAAGACATGAAGCATTTCAAGGAGTTGACCGTTTCGCATCCTGTGATCATGGGACGCAAGACATGGGACTCACTTAATCCGAAATTCCGTCCTCTGCCCAATCGCGACAACATCGTCGTCTCGCATGATCCGAACTGGCATGCGGCCGGTGCCACGGCGGCCAACGACATCGACGCGGCGCTCGATTACGCGCGTCAGGAAGCCATTCCCGACGATGGCCTCGACCGCAGCGAGATCTGGGTGATCGGGGGAGCGCAGCTCTTCCATTCCATCATGCCCTTTGCCAACAAGGCCTACGTCACCTATATCCGTGGCCGTTTCGACGCCGACACCTACGCGCCCGACATGAATGAGTTGGTGCGCGATGGGGCTTGGAGCGTCAAGGACAATGGTTCCTGGACCTCTCCGGCGAAGCAGGAAGGCGCCATCGAAGCCTTCCGTTTCGTCACCTATCAGAAGAACTCATAA